A genome region from Prinia subflava isolate CZ2003 ecotype Zambia chromosome 12, Cam_Psub_1.2, whole genome shotgun sequence includes the following:
- the HGS gene encoding hepatocyte growth factor-regulated tyrosine kinase substrate isoform X2: protein MAEPPRGSGPAPAEAGSGRAAAGRGGGQTGPERSGRAGGRRRADTMGRGGGTFERLLDKATSQLLLETDWESILQICDMIRQGDTQAKYAVNAIKKKVNDKNPHVALYALEVMESVVKNCGQTVHDEVANKQTMEELKEILKRQVETSVRSKILYLIQAWAHAFRNEPKYKVVQDTYQIMKVEGHVFPEFKESDAMFAAERAPDWVDAEECHRCRVQFGVVTRKHHCRACGQIFCGKCSSKYSTIPKFGIEKEVRVCEPCYEHLNKKTEGKAAATSELPPEYLTSPLSQQSQLPPKRDETALQEEEELQLAIALSQSEAEEKERMRQKTTYSMYPKAEPTPVTSSAPPASTLYSPPVNSSAPLAEDIDPELARYLNRNYWEKKQEEVRKSPTPSAPLSLTEPAVQPGEAHPAPLGVVEQQYQNGESEENHEQFLKALQNAVTTFVNRMKSNHMRGRSITNDSAVLSLFQSINNMHPQLLELLNQLDERRLYYEGLQDKLAQIRDARGALNALREEHQEKLRRAAEEAERQRQIQLAQKLEIMRQKKQEYLEMQRQLAIQRLQEQEKERQLRLEQQKQTIQMRAQMPAFSLPYAQLQAMPAASGVIYQPSGPTSFPGTFSPAGSVEGSPMHSVYMNQAAQGGTGPYTAMPVTGTDPSMVNAYMYQAGASSGQGPQQGPAVPTTTPAYSSYQPTPTQGYQTAASQSQSIPAISQAPQSGTMGYMGSQSVSMGYQPYSMQGLMSALPGQDTALSSLPAQQSYLPGQQPLYQQVAPAGGPPQQQPPPAPAPGQQPPGSGEAQLISFD from the exons ATGGCGGAGCCGCCCCGCGGaagcggccccgccccggcggAAGCCGGAAGCGGAagggccgcggcggggcggggcgggggccaGACCGGGCCGGAGCGatcgggccgggccggcggccggcggcgggcggaCACCATggggcgcggcggcggcaccTTCGAGCGGCTCCTCG ATAAGGCCACaagccagctcctgctggagacAGACTGGGAATCCATCCTGCAGATCTGCGACATGATCCGTCAGGGAGACACCCA AGCGAAATACGCCGTCAACGCCATCAAGAAGAAAGTGAATGACAAGAATCCCCACGTGGCCCTGTACGCGCTGGAG GTCATGGAGTCAGTGGTTAAAAACTGTGGCCAAACAGTCCATGACGAGGTGGCCAATAAACAGACCAtggaggagctgaaggaaaTACTCAAG AGGCAAGTGGAGACAAGTGTCCGCAGTAAGATCCTATACCTCATCCAGGCCTGGGCTCACGCCTTCCGCAACGAGCCCAAGTACAAGGTGGTGCAGGACACCTATCAGATAATGAAAGTTGAAG GTCATGTCTTCCCGGAGTTCAAGGAGAGCGACGCCATGTTCGCTGCAGAGAGG GCTCCAGACTGGGTGGATGCAGAGGAGTGTCACAGGTGCCGAGTGCAGTTCGGCGTTGTGACGCGGAAg CACCACTGCCGGGCCTGCGGGCAGATCTTCTGTGGAAAATGCTCCTCCAAGTATTCCACCATTCCCAAGTTTGGGATTGAGAAGGAAGTGAGAGTCTGTGAGCCCTGCTATGAGCATCTCAACAA GAAAACTGAGGGTAaagctgctgccacctctgaaCTGCCCCCTGAGTACCTGACCAGCCCCCTCTCACAGCAGTCCCAG CTGCCTCCAAAGCGTGATGAGACAGCTCTGCAAGAGGAAGAGGAGCTCCAGCTGGCTATTGCCTTGTCTCAGTCCGAGgctgaggagaaggagagaatg agGCAGAAAACAACCTACTCCATGTACCCTAAGGCTGAGCCCACTCCGGTGACGTCCTCGGCTCCCCCAGCCAGCACGCTGTACTCCCCGCCCGTG AATTCCTCTGCTCCCTTGGCTGAGGACATTGACCCAGAG CTGGCCCGGTACCTGAACCGCAACTACTGGGAGAAGAAACAGGAGGAGGTTCGCAAGAGCCCCACACCGTCAGCACCCCTGTCCCTGACAGAGCCAGCTGTGCAGCCTGGGGAAGCCCACCCTGCCCCTCTTGGGGTGGTTGAG cagcagtACCAAAACGGTGAGTCCGAGGAGAACCACGAGCAGTTCCTGAAGGCGCTGCAGAACGCGGTCACCACGTTCGTCAACCGCATGAAGAGCAACCACATGCGAGGCCGCAGCATCACCAACGACTCTGCCGTGTTGTCCCTCTTCCAGTCCATCAACAACATGCACCcgcagctgctggagctgctcaacCAGCTGGACGAGCGCAGGC tgTACTATGAAGGCCTGCAGGACAAACTGGCCCAGATCCGGGATGCGCGTGGGGCTCTGAACGCGCTGCGGGAGGAGCACCAGGAGAAGCTGCGCCGCgcagcagaggaggcagagcgGCAGCGCCAGATCCAGCTGGCACAGAAGCTGGAGATCATGAGGCAGAAGAAGCAG GAGTATCTGGAGATGCAGCGTCAGTTGGCCATCCAGCgactgcaggagcaggagaaggagaggcagctgcgcctggagcagcagaagcagacCATCCAGATGAGAGCCCAGATGCCAGCGTTCTCACTGCCTTACGCCCAG ctccaggccatgccCGCAGCCAGTGGGGTAATCTACCAGCCCTCTGGGCCCACCAGCTTCCCTGGCACCTTCAGCCCAGCTGGCTCCGTGGAGGGCTCTCCCATGCACAGCGTGTACATGAACCAGGCTGCGCAAGGGGGAACTGGGCCGTACACTGCCATGCCTGTCACTGGGACTG ATCCCAGCATGGTGAATGCCTACATGTACCAGGCGGGTGCCAGCAGCGGGCAGGGGCCTCAGCAGGGGCCAGCGGTGCCCACCACCACCCCCGCATATTCATCCTACCAGCCCACACCCACACAGGGCTACCAG ACTGCAGCCTCACAGTCACAGAGCATCCCAGCCATCTCCCAGGCACCCCAGTCGGGCACCATGGGCTACATGGGCAGCCAGTCTGTCTCCATGGGCTACCAGCCCTACAGCATGCAG GGTCTCATGTCTGCCCTGCCAGGCCAGGACACAGCTTTGAGCAGCTTGCCAGCCCAGCAGTCCTACCTgcccgggcagcagcccctCTACCAACAG GTGGCCCCAGCTGGGGGacccccccagcagcagcccccaccAGCACCTGCCCCCGGGCAGCAGCCCCCGGGCAGCGGAGAGGCCCAGCTCATCTCGTTTGACTGA
- the MRPL12 gene encoding large ribosomal subunit protein bL12m has product MDFAVLSTRFRLHLPPCAGSLPLRRDWLSVGTGGGAGPAGSAGRAVRCPRAAMLPAALPAARRALLPLLPLPPRPPRPAPRAAPAGLRALGTGPARRSEALAGAPLDTAAKEYSPKVRQLVRDIAGLTLLEVADLNALLKETLKIPDVGVMPAAAAASLLPAQAAPQEEEEVVPLKKEKTHFTVRLTELKATDKVKLIKEVKNFVPGVNLVQAKKLVESLPQEIKANASKEEAEKIKAALEAAGGTVVLE; this is encoded by the exons ATGGATTTCGCTGTTCTGTCGACCCGGTTTCGCCTACATCTCCCGCCGTGCGCTGGTTCGCTCCCCCTCCGCCGCGATTGGCTCTCGGTCGGTaccggcggcggcgcggggcccgcCGGGAGCGCGGGGCGGGCCGTCCGGTGTCCTCGGGCCGCCATGCTGcccgccgcgctgcccgccgcccgccgggcgctgctcccgctgctgccgctgccgccgcgcccgccgcgccccgcgccccgcgcagcccccgccGGGCTGCGGGCGCTCGGCACCGGCCCCGCGCGGCGCTCGGAGGCGCTGGCCGGGGCGCCGCTGGACACGGCCGCCAAGGAGTACTCGCCCAAGGTGCGGCAGCTGGTGCGGGACATCGCGGGGCTGACGCTGCTGGAGGTGGCCGATCTGAACGCGCTGCTCAAG GAGACGCTCAAGATCCCGGACGTGGGGGTGATGCCCGCGGCGGCCGCCGCCTCCCTCCTGCCCGCCCAGGCGGCTCCGCAG gaggaggaggaggtggtcCCGctcaagaaagagaaaactcaTTTCACCGTCCGGCTGACGGAGCTGAAGGCCACTGACAAGGTGAAGCTGATCAAGGAGGTGAAGAACTTCGTGCCAGGAGTGAACCTCGTGCAG GCAAAGAAGCTGGTGGAGTCCCTTCCGCAGGAGATCAAGGCAAACGCCTCCaaggaggaagcagagaagaTCAAAGCAGCGCTAGAGGCGGCAGGAGGGACTGTTGTTCTGGAGTAG
- the ARL16 gene encoding ADP-ribosylation factor-like protein 16 isoform X1, translating to MAAGSSPPTFLLLGAAGGGKSLLVRRLRQLSAEEPAELGEPPATLPTVGTNLTDLRLPQKVTVRELGGCMGPIWPSYYGECSALLFVVDASNPTQVSSSCIQLLSVLSAEPLASVPVLVLFNKIDLPCYMSLVEMKSLFRMQDIVSCATQPITMLETSARDGTGLAAVLQWLRSALREPC from the exons ATGGCCGCGGGCAGCTCCCCGCCCAcgttcctgctgctgggggcggcgggcggcgggaaGAGCCTCCTGGTGCGGCGGCTGCGC CAGCTGAGCGCCGAGGAGCCCGCGGAGCTGGGCGAGCCCCCGGCCACGCTGCCCACG GTGGGCACCAACCTGACAGACCTGCGGCTGCCGCAGAAGGTCACCGTGCGGGAGCTGGGCGGCTGCATGGGCCCCATCTGGCCCAGCTACTACGGCGAGTGCAGCGCTCTCCTG TTCGTGGTGGATGCCTCCAACCCCACGCAAGTCTCCTCGTCCTGCATCCAGCTGCTCTCTGTCCTCTCTGCAGAGCCGCTCGCCTCGGTGCCCGTCCTGGTCCTCTTCAACAAGAT TGACCTGCCCTGCTACATGTCACTGGTGGAGATGAAGTCGCTGTTCCGCATGCAGGACATCGTGTCCTGCGCCACGCAGCCCATCACGATGCTGGAGACCAGCGCCCGCGACGGCACCGGCCTGGCCGCTGTCCTGCAGTGGCTTCGGAGCGCGCTCAgagagccctgctga
- the ARL16 gene encoding ADP-ribosylation factor-like protein 16 isoform X2, producing MAAGSSPPTFLLLGAAGGGKSLLVGTNLTDLRLPQKVTVRELGGCMGPIWPSYYGECSALLFVVDASNPTQVSSSCIQLLSVLSAEPLASVPVLVLFNKIDLPCYMSLVEMKSLFRMQDIVSCATQPITMLETSARDGTGLAAVLQWLRSALREPC from the exons ATGGCCGCGGGCAGCTCCCCGCCCAcgttcctgctgctgggggcggcgggcggcgggaaGAGCCTCCTG GTGGGCACCAACCTGACAGACCTGCGGCTGCCGCAGAAGGTCACCGTGCGGGAGCTGGGCGGCTGCATGGGCCCCATCTGGCCCAGCTACTACGGCGAGTGCAGCGCTCTCCTG TTCGTGGTGGATGCCTCCAACCCCACGCAAGTCTCCTCGTCCTGCATCCAGCTGCTCTCTGTCCTCTCTGCAGAGCCGCTCGCCTCGGTGCCCGTCCTGGTCCTCTTCAACAAGAT TGACCTGCCCTGCTACATGTCACTGGTGGAGATGAAGTCGCTGTTCCGCATGCAGGACATCGTGTCCTGCGCCACGCAGCCCATCACGATGCTGGAGACCAGCGCCCGCGACGGCACCGGCCTGGCCGCTGTCCTGCAGTGGCTTCGGAGCGCGCTCAgagagccctgctga
- the HGS gene encoding hepatocyte growth factor-regulated tyrosine kinase substrate isoform X1, translating to MAEPPRGSGPAPAEAGSGRAAAGRGGGQTGPERSGRAGGRRRADTMGRGGGTFERLLDKATSQLLLETDWESILQICDMIRQGDTQAKYAVNAIKKKVNDKNPHVALYALEVMESVVKNCGQTVHDEVANKQTMEELKEILKRQVETSVRSKILYLIQAWAHAFRNEPKYKVVQDTYQIMKVEGHVFPEFKESDAMFAAERAPDWVDAEECHRCRVQFGVVTRKHHCRACGQIFCGKCSSKYSTIPKFGIEKEVRVCEPCYEHLNKKTEGKAAATSELPPEYLTSPLSQQSQVSGCPIGDLVILTCLLIPLLTTSSSLHFQLPPKRDETALQEEEELQLAIALSQSEAEEKERMRQKTTYSMYPKAEPTPVTSSAPPASTLYSPPVNSSAPLAEDIDPELARYLNRNYWEKKQEEVRKSPTPSAPLSLTEPAVQPGEAHPAPLGVVEQYQNGESEENHEQFLKALQNAVTTFVNRMKSNHMRGRSITNDSAVLSLFQSINNMHPQLLELLNQLDERRLYYEGLQDKLAQIRDARGALNALREEHQEKLRRAAEEAERQRQIQLAQKLEIMRQKKQEYLEMQRQLAIQRLQEQEKERQLRLEQQKQTIQMRAQMPAFSLPYAQLQAMPAASGVIYQPSGPTSFPGTFSPAGSVEGSPMHSVYMNQAAQGGTGPYTAMPVTGTDPSMVNAYMYQAGASSGQGPQQGPAVPTTTPAYSSYQPTPTQGYQTAASQSQSIPAISQAPQSGTMGYMGSQSVSMGYQPYSMQGLMSALPGQDTALSSLPAQQSYLPGQQPLYQQVAPAGGPPQQQPPPAPAPGQQPPGSGEAQLISFD from the exons ATGGCGGAGCCGCCCCGCGGaagcggccccgccccggcggAAGCCGGAAGCGGAagggccgcggcggggcggggcgggggccaGACCGGGCCGGAGCGatcgggccgggccggcggccggcggcgggcggaCACCATggggcgcggcggcggcaccTTCGAGCGGCTCCTCG ATAAGGCCACaagccagctcctgctggagacAGACTGGGAATCCATCCTGCAGATCTGCGACATGATCCGTCAGGGAGACACCCA AGCGAAATACGCCGTCAACGCCATCAAGAAGAAAGTGAATGACAAGAATCCCCACGTGGCCCTGTACGCGCTGGAG GTCATGGAGTCAGTGGTTAAAAACTGTGGCCAAACAGTCCATGACGAGGTGGCCAATAAACAGACCAtggaggagctgaaggaaaTACTCAAG AGGCAAGTGGAGACAAGTGTCCGCAGTAAGATCCTATACCTCATCCAGGCCTGGGCTCACGCCTTCCGCAACGAGCCCAAGTACAAGGTGGTGCAGGACACCTATCAGATAATGAAAGTTGAAG GTCATGTCTTCCCGGAGTTCAAGGAGAGCGACGCCATGTTCGCTGCAGAGAGG GCTCCAGACTGGGTGGATGCAGAGGAGTGTCACAGGTGCCGAGTGCAGTTCGGCGTTGTGACGCGGAAg CACCACTGCCGGGCCTGCGGGCAGATCTTCTGTGGAAAATGCTCCTCCAAGTATTCCACCATTCCCAAGTTTGGGATTGAGAAGGAAGTGAGAGTCTGTGAGCCCTGCTATGAGCATCTCAACAA GAAAACTGAGGGTAaagctgctgccacctctgaaCTGCCCCCTGAGTACCTGACCAGCCCCCTCTCACAGCAGTCCCAGGTGAGCGGCTGCCCCATAGGTGATCTGGTGATCCTGACCTGTTTGTTGATCCCATTACTGACCACCTCCTCATCTTTGCACTTCCAGCTGCCTCCAAAGCGTGATGAGACAGCTCTGCAAGAGGAAGAGGAGCTCCAGCTGGCTATTGCCTTGTCTCAGTCCGAGgctgaggagaaggagagaatg agGCAGAAAACAACCTACTCCATGTACCCTAAGGCTGAGCCCACTCCGGTGACGTCCTCGGCTCCCCCAGCCAGCACGCTGTACTCCCCGCCCGTG AATTCCTCTGCTCCCTTGGCTGAGGACATTGACCCAGAG CTGGCCCGGTACCTGAACCGCAACTACTGGGAGAAGAAACAGGAGGAGGTTCGCAAGAGCCCCACACCGTCAGCACCCCTGTCCCTGACAGAGCCAGCTGTGCAGCCTGGGGAAGCCCACCCTGCCCCTCTTGGGGTGGTTGAG cagtACCAAAACGGTGAGTCCGAGGAGAACCACGAGCAGTTCCTGAAGGCGCTGCAGAACGCGGTCACCACGTTCGTCAACCGCATGAAGAGCAACCACATGCGAGGCCGCAGCATCACCAACGACTCTGCCGTGTTGTCCCTCTTCCAGTCCATCAACAACATGCACCcgcagctgctggagctgctcaacCAGCTGGACGAGCGCAGGC tgTACTATGAAGGCCTGCAGGACAAACTGGCCCAGATCCGGGATGCGCGTGGGGCTCTGAACGCGCTGCGGGAGGAGCACCAGGAGAAGCTGCGCCGCgcagcagaggaggcagagcgGCAGCGCCAGATCCAGCTGGCACAGAAGCTGGAGATCATGAGGCAGAAGAAGCAG GAGTATCTGGAGATGCAGCGTCAGTTGGCCATCCAGCgactgcaggagcaggagaaggagaggcagctgcgcctggagcagcagaagcagacCATCCAGATGAGAGCCCAGATGCCAGCGTTCTCACTGCCTTACGCCCAG ctccaggccatgccCGCAGCCAGTGGGGTAATCTACCAGCCCTCTGGGCCCACCAGCTTCCCTGGCACCTTCAGCCCAGCTGGCTCCGTGGAGGGCTCTCCCATGCACAGCGTGTACATGAACCAGGCTGCGCAAGGGGGAACTGGGCCGTACACTGCCATGCCTGTCACTGGGACTG ATCCCAGCATGGTGAATGCCTACATGTACCAGGCGGGTGCCAGCAGCGGGCAGGGGCCTCAGCAGGGGCCAGCGGTGCCCACCACCACCCCCGCATATTCATCCTACCAGCCCACACCCACACAGGGCTACCAG ACTGCAGCCTCACAGTCACAGAGCATCCCAGCCATCTCCCAGGCACCCCAGTCGGGCACCATGGGCTACATGGGCAGCCAGTCTGTCTCCATGGGCTACCAGCCCTACAGCATGCAG GGTCTCATGTCTGCCCTGCCAGGCCAGGACACAGCTTTGAGCAGCTTGCCAGCCCAGCAGTCCTACCTgcccgggcagcagcccctCTACCAACAG GTGGCCCCAGCTGGGGGacccccccagcagcagcccccaccAGCACCTGCCCCCGGGCAGCAGCCCCCGGGCAGCGGAGAGGCCCAGCTCATCTCGTTTGACTGA